In Bombus pyrosoma isolate SC7728 linkage group LG2, ASM1482585v1, whole genome shotgun sequence, a genomic segment contains:
- the LOC122573924 gene encoding uncharacterized protein LOC122573924 — protein sequence MSKSRRYNKILNKIVNINEDCSEDTSEGDQYELGQSEVDGESSEYIKSGEIEGSSDSEEESFLKVCRNKKRTRILPSSDSEDERTSVPSASQNVMGEIEIAVDWTQWIKLKAGGSGGRTPVRMIFKDIAGFTGCAKRNIMSGCVTSVSELIIDRHITEYIKDCSETEAHRALKKDWTITVAELRSFTTDNFFTGIPLAEKLLAEKATLVGTVRSNKREPSKPAKERKNRMTLFSSHLYKSENCTLTVKVNLT from the coding sequence ATGAGTAAATCCAGGAGATATAATAAGATATTGAACAAAATTGTCAACATCAATGAAGATTGTTCCGAGGATACCTCCGAAGGAGATCAGTATGAATTAGGCCAAAGCGAAGTTGACGGTGAAAGTTCTGAATACATCAAAAGTGGAGAGATAGAAGGATCATCGGATAGCGAAGAGGAAAGCTTCTTGAAAGTGTGTCGTAACAAGAAAAGGACGCGTATTCTTCCTAGTTCTGACTCCGAGGATGAGAGGACGAGCGTTCCAAGCGCATCCCAAAATGTAATgggtgaaattgaaattgcggTTGACTGGACACAGTGGATAAAACTGAAAGCAGGCGGATCTGGGGGTAGAACGCCCGTTCGTATGATATTCAAGGATATCGCAGGGTTTACTGGCTGTGCTAAGAGGAATATTATGTCGGGTTGTGTAACTAGTGTTTCCGAATTGATAATTGACAGACACATAACGGAATACATAAAAGATTGCAGTGAAACCGAGGCACATCGAGCTTTGAAAAAAGACTGGACAATCACAGTTGCTGAGTTACGTAGTTTTACGACAGACAATTTCTTTACAGGCATCCCGCTAGCTGAAAAGTTGCTTGCAGAAAAAGCAACCTTGGTTGGGACCGTCCGGTCGAACAAAAGAGAACCGTCGAAACCagcgaaggaaagaaagaacaggATGACTTTGTTTTCCTcgcatttatataaatcagaAAACTGCACGCTTACTGTAAAAGTAAACCTAACGTGA
- the LOC122573690 gene encoding cysteine-rich with EGF-like domain protein 2 — protein sequence MRRTNVILFLFLSLFILLSMSASVKCNKTPSSEEFKAQKFPPCAACKILINSFKKGVERTSREKFDGGDSAWEEDKLGSYSKSETRLIEIQEHLCEEVERGKIQCQTLAEELENKIEDWWFNYQQIHLDIYDYICIQQTEVCCPKDHFGPQCKPCPGFPDKICNNNGKCKGAGTRKGNGKCSCDKGYEKDDCSECAIGFYESYKDENKLLCSQCHNACDGACKGPGPRNCEKCTEGWHILDGQGCFDIDECLKSDEYCSKNQFCINKEGGYTCLNCDMACDGCTGDGPDMCINCADGYREKNNLCINSDLLGRKQQENIARYATYLGLCIATCIIFQRNIYIASVIGLLVGIYISVSEYMIAHSNVQDTTANVDILGPA from the exons ATGCGACGAACCAAtgtcattctttttcttttcttaagcttgtttattttactttctatgtCTGCTTCTGTAAAGTGCAACAAAACACCTTCAAGTGAAGAATTTAAAGCTCAAAAATTTCCTCCATGTGCGGCTTgcaagattttaataaatagttttaagAAG GGTGTAGAAAGGACTAGTCGTGAAAAATTTGATGGTGGTGATAGCGCATGGGAGGAAGATAAGTTAGGTTCATATTCAAAAAGTGAAACCagattaatagaaatacaagAACATTTATGTGAAGAAGTAGAACGTGGTAAAATACAGTGTCAGACTTTAGctgaagaattagaaaataaaatagaagattgGTGGTTTAATTACCAACAAATACATCTAgatatttatgattatatcTGTATTCAACAAACAGAAGTCTGTTGTCCAAAAGATCATTTTGGTCCACAATGCAAACCATGTCCAGGTTTTCcagataaaatttgtaataataatggtAAATGCAAAGGAGCAGGTACCAGAAAAGGAAATGGTAAATGCTCCTGTGATAAAGGCTATGAGAAAGATGATTGTTCTGAGTGTGCAATTGGATTTTATGAATCCtataaagatgaaaataaattactttgttCACAATGCCACAATGCTTGTGATGGAGCTTGTAAAGGACCAGGACCaagaaattgtgaaaaatgtacagaagGATGGCATATATTAGATGGACAAGGTTGCTTTGATATTGATGAATGCTTAAAAAGTGATGAATATTGttcaaaaaatcaattttgtattaataaggAAGGAGGATATACGTGTTTAA ATTGTGACATGGCCTGTGATGGGTGCACAGGTGATGGACCAGATATGTGTATAAATTGTGCAGATGGATatcgtgaaaaaaataatttatgtataa attctGACCTTCTGGGTCGTAAACAACAAGAGAATATTGCAAGATATGCTACATATCTTGGTCTGTGCATAGCTACATGCATCATCTtccaacgaaatatttatatagcaAGTGTAATTGGATTATTAGTTGGGATATACATATCGGTTTCAGAATACATGATAGCTCATAGTAATGTTCAAGATACAACAGCAAATGTTGACATTCTAGGACCAGCATAA